The proteins below come from a single Fusobacterium nucleatum genomic window:
- the murC gene encoding UDP-N-acetylmuramate--L-alanine ligase, giving the protein MEKIYFIGINGIGMSGLAKIMKCKGYDVKGADICTNYVTEELLSMGITVYNEHDEENVKGSDYVIASTAIKENNPELSYAKNNGITLLKRGELLAKLLNRETGIAVAGTHGKTTTSSMLSAVMLSKDPTIVVGGILPEIKSNARPGKSEYFIAEADESDNSFLFMNPKYAIITNIDADHLDVHGNLDNIKKSFMKFIYHTQREAIICIDCENLKEVASKLIEEKKVTTYSIKDENANIYAKNIRIIDRKTIFDLYINKKLIGEFSLNIPGEHNILNSLPVIYLALKFGVSKEEIQEVLNKFKGSKRRYDVLFDKDLENGYGNKTKRVRIIDDYAHHPTEIKATLKAIKSVDKSRLVAIFQPHRYSRVHFLLDEFKDAFKDVDKVILLPIYAAGEKNEFNISSEILKEHINHNNVENMNEWKDVKRYVSRVKKDSTYIFMGAGDISTLAHQIAEELEGMSE; this is encoded by the coding sequence ATGGAAAAAATTTATTTTATTGGTATAAATGGCATAGGAATGAGTGGGCTTGCCAAAATAATGAAATGCAAAGGTTATGATGTAAAAGGAGCCGACATCTGTACAAACTATGTAACAGAAGAACTTTTATCAATGGGTATAACAGTCTATAATGAACATGATGAAGAAAATGTAAAGGGATCTGATTATGTTATAGCTTCAACAGCTATAAAAGAAAATAATCCTGAACTCTCTTATGCAAAAAATAATGGAATAACTCTGTTAAAAAGAGGGGAGTTACTTGCTAAACTTTTAAATAGAGAAACAGGAATAGCAGTGGCAGGAACACATGGTAAGACAACAACTTCATCTATGCTTTCAGCAGTTATGTTATCAAAAGATCCAACAATAGTTGTTGGAGGAATATTACCAGAAATAAAATCTAATGCCAGACCTGGTAAAAGTGAGTATTTTATAGCCGAAGCAGATGAAAGTGATAATTCATTTTTATTTATGAATCCTAAATATGCAATTATTACTAATATAGATGCTGATCACTTAGATGTACATGGAAATCTTGATAATATTAAAAAATCTTTTATGAAATTCATCTATCATACACAAAGGGAGGCTATAATATGTATTGATTGTGAAAATTTAAAAGAGGTTGCTAGTAAGTTAATTGAAGAGAAGAAAGTAACAACTTATTCAATAAAAGATGAAAATGCAAATATTTATGCAAAAAATATTAGAATAATAGACAGGAAAACAATCTTTGACCTTTATATAAATAAAAAACTGATAGGAGAATTTTCTTTAAATATTCCTGGAGAGCATAATATACTAAATTCTTTACCTGTAATCTATTTAGCTTTAAAATTTGGAGTTAGCAAAGAAGAAATTCAAGAAGTCTTAAATAAATTTAAAGGTTCTAAAAGAAGATATGATGTTTTATTTGATAAAGATTTAGAAAATGGTTATGGAAATAAAACTAAAAGAGTTAGAATAATTGATGATTATGCTCATCACCCTACTGAAATTAAAGCTACTTTAAAAGCTATTAAAAGTGTAGATAAATCAAGATTGGTTGCAATATTTCAGCCTCATAGATATAGCAGGGTACATTTTTTATTAGATGAATTTAAAGATGCTTTTAAAGATGTGGATAAGGTAATACTTTTACCTATATATGCAGCAGGAGAAAAAAATGAATTTAATATTTCTAGTGAAATATTGAAAGAACATATAAATCATAATAATGTAGAAAATATGAATGAATGGAAAGATGTAAAAAGATATGTGTCTAGGGTAAAAAAAGACTCAACATATATTTTTATGGGAGCAGGGGATATATCAACTTTGGCTCATCAAATTGCAGAAGAATTGGAAGGAATGTCTGAATGA
- the murB gene encoding UDP-N-acetylmuramate dehydrogenase has translation MKVFTNQEMKNYSNMRVGGRAKKLIILEKKEEIVDVYNDKENTNIFILGNGTNVLFTDNYMDKTFVCTKKLNKIEDLGNNLVKVETGANLKDLTDFMRSKNYSGIESLFGIPGSIGGLVYMNGGAFGTEIFDKIVSIEVFDENHQIREIKKEDLKVTYRKTEIQDKNWLILSATFKFDNGFDVARVKEIKELRESKHPLDKPSLGSTFKNPEGDFAARLISECGLKGTIIGNAQIAEKHPNFVLNLGGATFEDITKILSLIKKSVFEKFGIKLEEEIIIVK, from the coding sequence ATGAAAGTTTTTACAAACCAAGAAATGAAAAATTATTCAAATATGAGAGTTGGTGGAAGAGCCAAAAAATTAATTATACTTGAAAAAAAAGAAGAAATAGTTGATGTATATAATGATAAAGAAAACACTAATATTTTTATTTTAGGAAATGGAACAAATGTTCTATTTACCGATAATTATATGGATAAAACTTTTGTTTGTACTAAAAAGTTAAATAAAATAGAAGATTTAGGAAATAATTTAGTTAAGGTTGAAACAGGTGCAAACTTAAAAGATTTAACTGATTTTATGAGAAGTAAGAATTACAGTGGAATTGAAAGTCTGTTTGGGATACCTGGTTCCATTGGTGGACTTGTATATATGAATGGTGGGGCTTTTGGGACAGAAATATTTGATAAAATTGTATCTATTGAAGTTTTTGATGAAAATCATCAAATCAGAGAAATAAAAAAAGAAGATTTAAAAGTAACATATAGAAAAACAGAAATTCAAGATAAAAATTGGCTAATTTTAAGTGCAACTTTTAAATTTGATAATGGCTTTGATGTTGCAAGAGTTAAAGAAATAAAAGAGTTAAGAGAAAGTAAACACCCTTTGGATAAACCAAGTTTAGGAAGTACATTTAAAAATCCAGAAGGAGATTTTGCAGCAAGATTAATTTCAGAATGTGGTTTAAAGGGAACTATAATTGGTAATGCTCAGATAGCAGAGAAGCACCCAAACTTTGTATTAAATTTAGGTGGAGCAACATTTGAGGATATTACAAAAATTTTATCATTGATAAAAAAATCTGTTTTTGAAAAATTTGGAATAAAATTAGAAGAAGAAATAATAATAGTTAAATAA
- a CDS encoding D-alanine--D-alanine ligase, with product MKIAVFMGGTSSEKEISLKSGEAVLESLKRQGYDAYGVILDEKNQVTAFLNNEYDLAYLVLHGGNGENGKIQAVLDILGKKYTGSGVLASAITMDKDKTKQIAQSIGIKTPKAYRTVAEIERFPVIIKPVDEGSSKGLFLCNNKEEAEEAVKKLAKPIIEDYIVGEELTVGVLNGKALGVLKIIPQADVLYDYNSKYAKGGSIHEFPARIEDKSYKEAMKIAEKIHSEFGMKGISRSDFILSDGELYFLEVNSSPGMTKTSLIPDLATLKGYTFDDVVRITAETFLK from the coding sequence ATGAAAATAGCAGTTTTTATGGGGGGAACTTCATCAGAAAAAGAAATCTCTCTAAAAAGTGGAGAAGCAGTATTAGAAAGTTTAAAAAGACAAGGATATGATGCTTATGGAGTGATTTTAGATGAAAAAAATCAAGTAACAGCATTTCTTAATAATGAATATGATTTAGCATATTTAGTTTTACATGGTGGAAATGGTGAAAATGGCAAGATACAAGCAGTATTAGATATTTTAGGTAAAAAGTATACTGGTTCAGGAGTTCTTGCTAGTGCAATAACTATGGATAAGGATAAGACTAAACAGATTGCACAAAGTATTGGAATAAAAACTCCAAAAGCATATAGAACTGTTGCAGAAATTGAAAGGTTTCCAGTTATAATAAAGCCAGTTGATGAAGGTTCTAGTAAAGGTTTATTCTTATGTAACAATAAAGAAGAGGCAGAAGAAGCTGTTAAAAAATTGGCAAAACCTATAATTGAAGATTACATTGTAGGAGAGGAATTGACTGTTGGTGTTTTAAATGGAAAGGCTTTGGGAGTATTAAAAATAATTCCACAAGCAGATGTACTATATGATTATAATTCTAAGTATGCAAAGGGTGGGTCAATTCATGAATTTCCAGCTAGAATAGAAGATAAATCATATAAAGAAGCTATGAAAATAGCTGAAAAAATTCATAGTGAATTTGGAATGAAAGGAATTTCAAGAAGTGATTTTATATTAAGTGATGGGGAACTTTATTTCTTAGAAGTAAATTCTTCACCAGGAATGACAAAAACAAGTTTAATTCCTGATTTAGCAACACTTAAAGGTTATACTTTTGATGATGTTGTAA